The DNA segment ACCGTATCTCGAGATCCATTGGCGTATCTCAACGGGGTGCATGTCGACAGCAACGAAAACCACCTTGCCTCCATTGTCGAGCACGTCGACGGCGCAGTCGATTGAGAACTCGAACTTTCCTACGCCTGGAGGACCCTGGAGCAGGGTGCTTGAGTTTGACTTGAATGCGTCGATCATTCCCACACAATCACTTCCCTGTTGTGGGGTCTCGGTTCATCGGCCTTAGGTTCAGCATCGTCGTCGGAATGACCACCCAGGACAGAAGCGGTCCTTCTCAATGCTGGGTGGGCTGTGTCCAGGCTCCCTGGTGTGTCATCACAGTGGGCGCCGGAAGGGATGTTGCTGGCTCTCGCAGTCTTGATGAAGTCCCGGTGCTCGGAAACGAGAAGTCCGAGCATTGGAATCGGGTTCTGAAGAGACCAATCTCTGGAGAACTCCAGATCGATCACTAGGACCCTCCGATTATCGTCATTGTCCCCGTGTCTTCCATCGCGTCGCAAGCCAATCCCTGAGCATTCTCTCTCCTGAAGAGTAAAAACCTTTGCACGCGAGTCTCTAATCTGATAACCAAACATGGCACCAGAACCGTTGACATGGGAAATAGATAGCATAGTGAACAGAATCACAGCACCAAGACTATCATGAAATGAATCCCGGTCTCAAGGCGCTACTCCCCCAATGCTGCAGGGGACGCTTCTAGACAACTACCTTTAAGTTTCGTTGGGCATATGTTGAGAGGTCATGGTTAGGCGCGACCTGTTGGAGAGCGAGAAGAGGGTCCTTTGCGGCATCGTTCAAGACCCTCTCTTCTCGGACAGGGAGCTCTCGAAGAAACTGGGCATGAAGAAGACAACCGTCACGGCGATCAGGAGGAGACTTCAGCAAGAGGACTACTTCAGGAGTGTCCAAGTGCCCTCCTTCGAGAAGCTCGGATTCGAGATGCTGGTCGTTGCGTTTGGAACCCTCTCGTCTGTTCCTCCGTTCGATGAGAAGATTGCCCTAGCTCGGCCGGTTGTAGAAAGCCCCGAGTTCATCTATGCTCTCTTGGAGCCACGTCAAGACCTTCTTATTCAGGTCTCAAGAGACTACACAAGCGCGATGGCAAACATCCAAGCTCTGGAGGAGAAGTACAGGGAAAGGGGCTATATGGAGGGGGGTTATCAGGTCGTGGTTTTCCCCTTCGACCTTTCAGATGTGCTGAATCTCTTCGACTTCTATCCCCTCTTGAGCAGGATGTTCTGGTCTGAGAAAGGACGGCCCCATCATGAGCCAGTACTCGGCCAGATGCGTTCGACACGCCTTCGAGCAAAGGAGAAAGAGACCCTGAAGGCCATCGTGGAGAATCCCGAATTGAGTGATGTCCAGCTCTCAGAGAGCCTTGGAATCTCCAGGATGACCATAGGCAAGGCGAGGAGGAGGTTCGCCGACGAGGGACTTATCATTCCCCGGAAGATGCCCAATCTGGGTAACCTGGGGATTGAGCTTCTCGTCCTCACCCACGGCTCGTTCCATCCCAGGCTGGAAGAGGGCCTGAAATATTACGTCCCAAGCCTCCTCGAAACCGCTGGGACGACCATATTCTCAATCCTGAACAAGAACAAGGCCCTGGGAATCAGCGCCTTCTCAAGCTATCACGAATACAAGAAGCAGACCGACATATTCGCCGAGGCCTACAGAGAGCAGGAAGTCTTTTCACGACCACCCACAAGGGTCATCTTCTCCCTCACCGGAGCCCACCTGCTGAAGGATCACGAGTACGGTCCCCTTGTGAACAGCGCATTCGGGCCCGAGCTGAGGCTCTAGCTCCCCACTAGGTTCTTCACTCGTGAGGCGAGATCCTCTGGAGAGAAGGGCTTAGTGATGTAGTCGTCGACCTCAAGAA comes from the Candidatus Thermoplasmatota archaeon genome and includes:
- a CDS encoding winged helix-turn-helix domain-containing protein — its product is MVRRDLLESEKRVLCGIVQDPLFSDRELSKKLGMKKTTVTAIRRRLQQEDYFRSVQVPSFEKLGFEMLVVAFGTLSSVPPFDEKIALARPVVESPEFIYALLEPRQDLLIQVSRDYTSAMANIQALEEKYRERGYMEGGYQVVVFPFDLSDVLNLFDFYPLLSRMFWSEKGRPHHEPVLGQMRSTRLRAKEKETLKAIVENPELSDVQLSESLGISRMTIGKARRRFADEGLIIPRKMPNLGNLGIELLVLTHGSFHPRLEEGLKYYVPSLLETAGTTIFSILNKNKALGISAFSSYHEYKKQTDIFAEAYREQEVFSRPPTRVIFSLTGAHLLKDHEYGPLVNSAFGPELRL